A DNA window from Naumovozyma dairenensis CBS 421 chromosome 7, complete genome contains the following coding sequences:
- the DPH6 gene encoding diphthine--ammonia ligase (similar to Saccharomyces cerevisiae YLR143W; ancestral locus Anc_8.349), producing MKFVALISGGKDSFYNIFHCLKNNHELIALANLHPTDVQEQELDSFMFQTVGHDIIPLYSKCLGVPLLRTTIDKSSSKNVDLNYLPTKFDEIEKLYELLLSIKNEFPDLEAVSVGAILSSYQRIRVESVCQRLGLTVLSYLWQRDQLELMKEMCSMSKDIHTDVTSCCKFDARIIKVAAIGLDKSHLGKSLPVNLPTFTKLNKMYQVHICGEGGEFETMVLDAPFFKNGFIKLIQLIHEDPSVSDDGVYSAKFKVEFQERTVPAEELSKQLSLLPVPKVIDEKWDALLETYMKKNEEWNVVRTNGGDLAYSNNNTITMPLSIRKLDSLIFISNLTCNNGSVSVIKQAENVFEQLAKILNDENLFPSQTLYSSLILRDMSQFSKVNGIYNKFFNTFKVGPLPPSRACVGSELLANDCQLQLSIVLDRTKESQLIEIKGNEEINDFKTLMLNKNKDGLHVQGRSYWAPCNIGPYSQAIWTRYDFNKVTYISGQIGLIPASMNILDSSKEAQCVLALRHFDTLKETIDSKRQLFMTCFISTMDVLHTVCSIWSLYSNKMANESDSELWWDKENDPMESIIIVKVSQLPRNAVCEWGGVTCKEIEFIDDEYDSNDESDIKEAVELYDLQFLDTLQWAESTVNSNNSKRHFITAFSDDDTILRKALTSLERTAHIVLYYNATKMPHDVQTGLYAYQNIEFFPVEGIFDYIGNEHRYGMQIRY from the coding sequence ATGAAATTCGTGGCTTTGATCTCAGGAGGAAAAGATTCCTTTTATAACATTTTCCattgtttgaaaaacaATCATGAATTAATTGCCCTTGCCAATCTACATCCAACTGATgtacaagaacaagaattgGATAGTTTCATGTTCCAAACAGTAGGCCATGATATTATCCCATTATATTCCAAATGTCTCGGTGTCCCACTTTTAAGAACCACCATTGATAAATCATCCTCGAAAAATGtggatttgaattatttacCGACTAAATTCGATgagattgaaaaattgtatGAATTACTTCTTTCCATTAAGAACGAATTCCCTGACCTTGAAGCGGTTAGTGTAGGTGCCATATTATCATCGTATCAACGTATCCGAGTTGAAAGTGTTTGCCAGAGATTGGGATTGACAGTACTTAGTTATCTATGGCAAAGAGATCAATTGGAATTGATGAAAGAAATGTGTTCTATGTCCAAGGATATTCATACAGATGTCACGTCTTGTTGTAAATTTGATGCTAGAATCATTAAAGTGGCTGCTATAGGGTTAGATAAATCACATTTAGGTAAATCGTTACCAGTAAATCTTCCCACATTTacaaaattgaataagATGTATCAAGTTCACATATGTGGCGAAGGAGGTGAATTTGAAACTATGGTACTCGATGCACCTTTTTTCAAGAACGggtttattaaattaattcaattaatacATGAAGATCCTTCAGTATCAGACGATGGCGTCTATAGTGCCAAATTCAAAGTTGAATTCCAAGAAAGAACGGTACCTGCGGAGGAACTTAGTAAACAACTGAGCTTATTACCTGTCCCTAAAGTAATTGATGAGAAATGGGACGCATTATTAGAAACatatatgaagaagaatgagGAATGGAATGTTGTAAGAACAAATGGTGGTGACTTAGCCTATTCAAACAACAATACCATTACTATGCCCCTCTCGATTAGAAAATTGGATAGCCTGATTTTCATTTCAAATCTTACGTGCAACAATGGGTCTGTTTCTGTAATTAAACAAGCTGAAAATGTTTTCGAACAATTAGCCAAAATACTGAACGACGAAAATCTTTTCCCATCACAAACActatattcttctttaatattaCGCGATATGTCTCAATTCTCAAAGGTAAATGGAATATACAATAAGTTTTTTAATACCTTTAAAGTCGGTCCATTACCACCATCAAGAGCCTGTGTAGGATCTGAATTATTAGCCAATGATTGTCAACTACAACTTTCAATAGTGTTAGACCGAACAAAAGAGTCACAACTCAtagaaattaaaggaaatgaagaaataaatgacttcaaaactttaatgctaaataaaaataaagatgggTTACATGTGCAAGGAAGATCATATTGGGCACCATGCAATATCGGACCATACTCTCAAGCGATTTGGACCAGATatgatttcaataaagTTACTTATATAAGTGGACAAATTGGATTGATACCTGCCTCCATGAATATACTTGATTCATCGAAGGAAGCACAATGTGTTTTAGCACTTAGACATTTCGATACGTTAAAGGAAACCATTGATTCCAAAAGACAACTTTTTATGACATGCTTTATCAGCACCATGGATGTATTACACACCGTGTGTAGTATATGGTCTTTGTATTCTAATAAAATGGCAAATGAATCAGACTCGGAATTATGGTGGGACAAAGAGAATGATCCCATGGAATCTATAATCATAGTAAAGGTATCCCAATTACCTAGGAATGCAGTATGCGAATGGGGAGGAGTTACATGCAAGGAAATAGAATTCATTGATGACGAATACgattcaaatgatgaatcaGATATCAAAGAGGCAGTCGAATTGTATGATCTCCAATTCCTGGACACATTACAATGGGCTGAAAGTACCGTCAATTCCAATAATTCAAAGAGGCACTTCATCACGGCATtttctgatgatgatactaTTCTGAGGAAGGCATTGACATCTCTCGAGCGAACCGCTCATATTGTACTTTATTATAATGCCACCAAGATGCCACATGATGTTCAAACGGGGTTATATGCTTATCAAAATATCGAGTTCTTCCCAGTAGAAGGAATATTCGACTATATCGGGAATGAACATAGATATGGGATGCAAATTAGGTATTAA
- the RRN5 gene encoding Rrn5p (similar to Saccharomyces cerevisiae RRN5 (YLR141W); ancestral locus Anc_8.347) has protein sequence MGRPRRDLVKLYYDHFNGEVRQFLDPTMGIKYELRGSRIHVDSRVKYLEDKNVETTDRGGDDSDLEGEEEEVLTKRQAQLGTDWTSKEKHLFFFYLARYSIHRLDEWYLKIGGKMTKYEVLVYYDVLKRNLNELKYGEGKTNGNDMDLRRRTTSRFGRLLTLVDFPIAYEMDDSFIRLENKLSRMVSEELNKNDKSTTMEEISEEGNENEKGCQDLDQGENEDSNEERDGEEPHNKDRDIEISVAETMDYFNLQSKSWRERWKLLSSATHQTDKLALPSVTKDCHEYLTELVIDHVEGIFAELLLLPMADQRGFSRNEENISWSENPVVVVKATDIKKSLRNMRVHKHRPTDSGLGILETFDKFNVRPRLGSITKKSSRSKIKSLLKNPAEASLVEAVLSNKDDESVNVPSSRIPTRTRKRNKRESSSAKDSKHRRLERILTNWENKLMEIHDKRASQIYARTLLQYFLYQIPEEDDSKEDDSNVLERVQDNEDESHNNSGHDDNDDYDDERFQPIILEDEEDPGADPEIAKIPHTVKNRFLHYY, from the coding sequence ATGGGACGTCCAAGAAGAGACTTGGTTAAGTTATATTATGATCATTTCAATGGTGAAGTGCGACAGTTCTTGGACCCTACTATGGGCATAAAATATGAACTACGTGGATCAAGAATCCATGTCGACAGCAGAgtgaaatatttggaagATAAGAATGTTGAAACTACAGATCGAGGTGGTGATGACAGTGATTTGGAAGgtgaagaggaagaagtACTAACGAAAAGACAAGCTCAGTTGGGTACCGATTGGACATCTAAAGAGAAAcatctttttttcttttatttagCAAGATATTCAATCCATAGACTTGATGAATGGTATCTCAAAATTGGTGGAAAGATGACTAAATATGAAGTACTTGTTTATTATGACGTATTAAAGAGgaatttaaatgaattaaagTATGGTGAAGGTAAGACGAATGGTAATGATATGGATCTTCGACGTAGAACAACTTCTAGATTTGGTAGATTGTTAACTTTAGTAGATTTCCCCATTGCCTATGAGATGGATGACAGTTTTATTCgattggaaaataaactGAGTCGAATGGTTTCAGAGGAGTTAAACAAGAATGACAAATCTACAACAATGGAGGAAATTTCTGAAGAAGggaatgaaaatgaaaaaggATGCCAAGATCTAGATCAAGGTGAGAATGAAGACAGTAATGAGGAACGAGATGGAGAAGAACCACACAATAAAGATAGAGATATTGAGATAAGTGTTGCAGAAACAATGGACTACTTTAACCTACAATCAAAATCATGGAGGGAGCGTTGGAAACTATTGTCATCTGCGACTCATCAAACGGACAAATTAGCATTACCAAGCGTCACAAAAGATTGCCATGAATACTTAACCGAGTTGGTAATAGATCATGTAGAGGGGATATTTGCTGAATTGCTGCTGTTACCGATGGCAGATCAACGTGGATTTTCTCgaaatgaagaaaacatatCCTGGTCTGAAAATCCCGTTGTAGTTGTTAAAGCTACTGATATCAAGAAAAGTCTCCGAAATATGAGGGTACATAAACATCGTCCAACCGATTCTGGATTGGGAATCTTGGAAACATTTGACAAATTCAACGTTCGTCCAAGGTTGGGTAGTATAACGAAGAAATCATCACGgtcaaaaataaaatctttaCTGAAAAATCCTGCAGAAGCTTCATTGGTTGAGGCAGTACTATCGAATAAAGACGATGAATCAGTAAATGTACCTTCTTCTAGAATACCTACTCGAACGCGAAAACGTAACAAAAGAGAAAGCTCATCAGCCAAAGATTCCAAACATAGAAGGCTTGAAAGAATCCTTACTAATTgggaaaataaattaatggAAATACATGACAAAAGAGCTTCTCAAATTTATGCAAGAAcattattacaatattttctttatcagatcccagaagaagatgattcGAAGGAAGATGATTCGAATGTATTAGAGAGAGTGCAAGACAATGAAGATGAGAGTCATAATAATAGCGGCCACGATGATAACgatgattatgatgatgaacgATTCCAACCGATAATCTTAgaggatgaagaagatcCCGGTGCTGATCCAGAAATAGCGAAAATTCCCCACACAGTGAAAAATCGATtccttcattattattaa
- the SLS1 gene encoding Sls1p (similar to Saccharomyces cerevisiae SLS1 (YLR139C); ancestral locus Anc_8.346), whose product MSSFFPKLRSSQGILPINWKRNFITRTRCITIGKSTRTIVLIHPYSIPNISSSIRNNQFRTYSTSEPGLFTSSEIDSDNNKKNETGAIEPSLSSSVHTSSIEESQPLISLDNVIDNKRGRKIKPEKQKIVVLDYKQAGLLNDKNDTVHNNRYHNSTRLDETYQNIFLLKDLPDLEPFIQTTSRKHISKQSALTQKNAEDHTKKGSDKKTAKTTTNSKLSTFDLQEIESQTNDLLRFESSVTLSQVMKSIDSQKPLTKVISHYDFSDLYNKLALSYTLPQLRAYTKLNYNYSLTHLTKKKIINRIILKFWDCRIITTNEDSTEQKEDISLINRHKQKKITKTYEVSTIDLKHTELALLIFTERGKLLKNLTKMNDVTIAFPLDENKLIIKAVSRKIINYLEISIRKILSNVTNEFIDCHSLFQKLSIPQINNLINLIEINSGTVFEQIDKNNNNNNNNNSNNSNNSNNNINEMIFKVSAFGQKRIEFAKRLLYWGTYEDNNLIEKTVLCVPHSIRETEPTFKKYSYNDMESFNWIDKNKDWYRLQTPYSLHNNNKPTVLIPSNPIRIDEVNDFKDFYFNFDKKKNELPHTANDHTSISMTLGVILNSKDSTKPCFQPYIPQLKQKLLHLPLFNPTETQDELYSIDKHDYYLQLKFIPISHSITAAYPIELWFELDELENIQTETLQVITPRLTWSFQLQTPTLSHDFAINFEHYETMTKEMENRIHDTDLNLNSRDNKLNVPNVISLNGTQYRFINSQYHRVLRLKYLNKYLVQMSDIDSGTMGGKFTRVDFIYGDNDNNIGNVNGFINDVLNF is encoded by the coding sequence ATGTCGTCTTTCTTTCCGAAATTAAGAAGTTCTCAAGGAATACTGCCGATTAATTGGAAACGAAATTTCATAACACGAACACGTTGCATTACCATTGGAAAATCAACTCGTACTATTGTTCTAATCCATCCGTATTCTATTCCAAATATATCGTCTTCCATCAGAAACAATCAGTTTCGAACTTACTCAACCTCAGAACCCGGTTTATTCACTTCTAGTGAAATTGACAGTGACaacaataaaaagaatgaaaCCGGTGCTATAGAACCCTccttatcatcatcagtaCACACATCTTCTATTGAAGAATCACAGCCCCTAATATCTCTTGATAATGTAATAGACAATAAGAGAGGTAGGAAAATAAAACCTGAAAAGCAGAAAATAGTTGTTTTAGATTACAAACAAGCAGGTcttttaaatgataaaaacGATACTGtacataataatagataCCATAATAGTACACGTTTAGATGAAACGTaccaaaatatatttttattgaaagatttaccTGACTTGGAACCTTTCATTCAAACCACAAGTAGGAAACATATTAGCAAACAAAGTGCTCTTACTCAAAAAAATGCAGAAGATCATACCAAGAAGGGATCAGACAAGAAGACTGCAAAGACCACTACCAACAGCAAGTTAAGTACATTTGATTTGCAAGAGATTGAATCTCAAactaatgatttattaagattTGAAAGTTCGGTAACTTTATCACAAGTAATGAAATCAATAGATTCACAAAAACCGTTAACGAAAGTAATCTCACATTACGATTTTTCAGACCTTTACAATAAATTAGCATTATCGTATACCTTGCCACAATTAAGAGCTTACACAAAATTAAACTATAATTATTCACTGACACATTTaaccaagaagaaaatcattaatagaataattttaaaattttggGATTGTcgaataataacaacaaatgAAGACTCAACTGAGCAAAAGGAGGATATATCCCTTATCAATCGTCATAAGCAGAAAAAGATTACAAAGACATATGAGGTTTCAACGATAGATTTAAAACATACAGAATTAGCATTGTTAATCTTCACAGAACGTGgtaaattattgaagaatttaacTAAGATGAATGACGTTACTATTGCATTCCCATtggatgaaaataaattgattattaaAGCAGTATccagaaaaattataaattatttagaaatttccataaggaaaatattatcaaatgttactaatgaattcattgattgtCATTCTCTCTTCCAAAAATTGAGTATTCCTCAGATTAATAATCTgattaatttaattgaaattaattcaGGGACAGTTTTTGAacaaattgataaaaataataataataataataataataatagtaataatagtaataatagtaataataatattaatgaaatgattTTCAAAGTCTCTGCATTCGGGCAGAAGAGAATTGAATTTGCCAAAAGATTACTGTACTGGGGTACgtatgaagataataatctGATTGAAAAAACAGTATTATGCGTACCTCATTCAATTCGAGAAACAGAACcaactttcaaaaaatattcgTATAATGATATGGAATCGTTCAATTGGATAGACAAAAATAAGGATTGGTATAGACTACAAACTCCATATTCCTTacataacaataacaaacCTACAGTATTAATTCCAAGCAATCCAATTAGAATAGATGAAGTAAACGATTTCAAGGacttttattttaattttgataaaaagaaaaatgaattacCTCATACAGCAAATGACCATACTTCAATCAGTATGACGTTAGGCgtaatattaaattcaaaagaCTCAACAAAACCATGCTTCCAACCATATATTCCTCAActcaaacaaaaattacTGCATCTTCCCTTATTTAATCCAACTGAAACCCAAGATGAGTTATACTCCATTGACAAACatgattattatcttcaattaaAATTCATTCCAATATCACATTCTATAACAGCAGCTTATCCTATAGAATTATGGTTTGAATTAGATGAGTTAGAAAACATTCAAACAGAAACGCTTCAAGTAATCACGCCCAGATTAACATGGTCATTCCAATTGCAAACACCAACATTATCACATGATTTTGCAATAAATTTTGAACATTATGAAACGATGACcaaagaaatggaaaatagAATTCATGACACAGATTTGAATCTGAATTCAAgagataataaattgaatgtACCTAATGTGATTAGTTTGAATGGAACTCAATAcagatttattaattcCCAGTATCATCGTGTTTTAAgattaaaatatttgaataaatatttagtaCAAATGTCCGATATCGATTCTGGTACCATGGGTGGGAAATTCACAAGAGTAGACTTTATATATGGTGATAACGACAATAATATTGGTAATGTTAATGgatttattaatgatgTATTGAACTTTTAA
- the NDAI0G02490 gene encoding uncharacterized protein, with the protein MKIHSILSYIILLPLSQALEITHDVLQTGSITYNEPITIDTDKSLKVTSGTNVNFMGSLNVDGNLCVSSNYINVTGSITNSHNIYLYNPGRYSHTSGTNIAVKSILNEKEGLLTVQSGAYLVNELFGASDSFINEGIINIPSFFPNLSIYGPESGIENTGTIVLGNTNATFSNSVTGGGCISNLNDAVYLDSTKEIDQTFWNSGGMEIHVIRGSYAKPLVFRGFSKGASIGYAVSSQTKTLSWNYDPTNGSMVINTSSSGASSDIINIDLGPGYNSSLFTITIDSVGIPGVSGVTQRYLTVRYKGVSPETTPPSECRLPSSLDYGQCSVLHLSSSSSHLPSSSSSSIRATQISSSLKSTQASLNGHETSSRCIITNTRTKFQNTISTTHREYVTGTDLTPITLSSKVVTYFIAGNQTQKMSSS; encoded by the coding sequence atGAAAATACACTCTATCTTATCATATATCATCTTACTGCCCTTGAGTCAGGCTCTCGAAATTACCCACGATGTCTTACAAACAGGTTCAATCACATATAATGAACCGATTACAATCGATACAgataaatcattgaaaGTTACATCAGGAACCAATGTCAACTTTATGGGCTCCTTGAATGTAGATGGTAACCTTTGCGTTTCATCAAATTATATTAATGTCACTGGATCTATTACGAACTCTCACAACATCTATCTCTACAACCCTGGGAGGTATAGCCATACTAGCGGGACCAACATAGCTGTGAAGTCAATCTTAAACGAAAAGGAGGGGCTTTTGACTGTACAAAGTGGTGCATATCTAGTCAATGAACTGTTTGGGGCCTCAGACAGTTTTATCAATGAAGGTATTATAAATATCCCGTCATTTTTCCCAAATTTAAGTATATATGGGCCAGAATCCGGTATTGAAAATACGGGAACGATTGTTTTAGGTAATACTAACGCTacgttttcaaattcagtTACGGGTGGAGGTTGTATCTCAAATCTTAACGATGCAGTTTATCTTGACTCGACGAAGGAAATAGACCAAACGTTTTGGAATTCAGGTGGAATGGAGATCCATGTCATTCGTGGTTCATATGCAAAACCTTTAGTATTTCGAGGATTTAGTAAAGGAGCATCGATCGGCTATGCCGTATCGAGCCAAACAAAAACACTGAGTTGGAATTATGATCCTACAAATGGTTCCATGGTCATCAATACAAGCTCCTCTGGTGCCTCATCagatataattaatataGATTTGGGTCCAGGTTATAATTCATCACTGTTTACTATCACTATAGACTCGGTAGGAATTCCTGGGGTTAGCGGTGTGACGCAACGTTATCTGACAGTTAGATATAAAGGGGTATCGCCGGAAACTACACCTCCTTCTGAATGTAGATTACCAAGTAGTTTGGATTATGGTCAGTGCTCAGTTCTTCACCTTTCTAGTTCCTCGTCTCACCTgccatcatcttcttcttcatcaattagAGCTACTCAAATTTCATCTAGTCTAAAGTCTACCCAAGCGTCTTTAAATGGCCATGAAACAAGCTCGAGATGTATTATCACAAATACAAGAActaaatttcaaaatacaATCTCCACGACCCATCGGGAATACGTTACTGGGACTGATTTAACCCCAATCACCCTTTCTTCTAAAGTAGTAACATATTTTATTGCTGGAAATCAAACCCAGAAAATGTCGAGTAGTTAA